In one Gemmatimonadota bacterium genomic region, the following are encoded:
- a CDS encoding DNA alkylation repair protein, which yields MTSRQPPDLTPAHPPSLIDEALHRVRSAPTARVPDLRAVRRAVSWDCRDLRADDVFGLADHLLRSPDVPRWFVYELVSAHPVAMAALDVAALERLGEGMKSWGEVDPFACFLSGVAWREGRIADADIHRWAADADRWWRRAALVSTVPLNLRSRGGTGDVRRTLRVCDLLRADRDDMVVKAMSWAVRALVPHDPGAVRKYIQRYRGELAPRVVREVTHKLETGLKSGARR from the coding sequence GTGACTTCACGACAGCCGCCGGATCTCACGCCCGCGCACCCGCCCTCCCTGATCGACGAGGCCCTGCATCGCGTGCGGTCCGCCCCCACAGCCAGGGTTCCGGACCTGCGCGCGGTGCGTCGAGCCGTATCCTGGGACTGCAGGGACCTCAGGGCCGACGACGTGTTCGGTCTCGCCGATCATCTGCTGCGCAGCCCCGACGTCCCGCGGTGGTTCGTCTACGAGCTGGTCTCCGCGCATCCCGTGGCCATGGCAGCCCTCGACGTGGCGGCCCTGGAACGACTCGGAGAGGGGATGAAGTCGTGGGGCGAGGTGGACCCGTTCGCCTGCTTCCTGTCCGGTGTCGCTTGGCGGGAGGGACGGATCGCCGATGCGGACATCCACCGCTGGGCCGCGGATGCCGATCGGTGGTGGCGCCGGGCAGCCCTGGTCAGCACGGTGCCCCTCAACCTGCGATCGCGTGGTGGGACGGGCGACGTGCGTCGCACGCTGCGGGTATGTGATCTGCTGCGGGCCGACCGCGACGACATGGTCGTCAAGGCCATGTCCTGGGCCGTGCGCGCACTCGTGCCGCACGATCCTGGCGCCGTCCGGAAGTACATCCAGCGGTATCGAGGCGAGCTCGCGCCCCGGGTGGTCCGCGAGGTCACGCACAAGCTCGAGACGGGATTGAAGAGCGGCGCGCGACGATGA
- a CDS encoding DUF4386 domain-containing protein, producing MTVPDPRSLRTYARTAGVLYLLIIVTAGFAEGYVRTGLVVPGDAVSTADRILASPVLFRLGFFADLIAFVADAAVAVLLYVVLRSAGETLALLAAAFRLVAHPAIAALNLLHHFGALLLLEGRGALSGLDGAVREALALHSLELHGYGYVLAGAFFGVHCALLAVLLHRSEWFPSVLGVLLGAAAIGYLFETYAVFVQPGLEGVAAGLVVVTAGTGEVALALYLCFRGVRPQRAAAAAPPASVP from the coding sequence GTGACCGTCCCCGACCCCCGGTCCTTGCGCACGTACGCCCGAACGGCGGGCGTTCTCTATCTGCTCATCATCGTGACGGCGGGCTTCGCGGAGGGCTACGTGCGCACCGGCCTCGTGGTCCCGGGTGACGCCGTCTCGACGGCGGATCGCATCCTCGCCTCGCCCGTCCTCTTCCGGCTCGGGTTCTTCGCGGACCTGATCGCCTTCGTGGCCGATGCCGCCGTGGCCGTGCTGCTCTACGTGGTGCTCCGCTCGGCGGGAGAGACCCTCGCGCTGCTCGCCGCGGCCTTCCGTCTGGTCGCCCACCCCGCCATCGCCGCGCTGAATCTCCTTCACCACTTCGGAGCGCTCCTCCTGCTCGAGGGTCGTGGCGCGCTCTCCGGCCTGGACGGGGCAGTCCGCGAGGCCCTGGCGCTGCATTCGCTGGAGCTCCACGGCTACGGCTACGTCCTCGCCGGCGCCTTCTTCGGCGTGCACTGCGCCCTGCTGGCGGTTCTGCTCCATCGCTCCGAGTGGTTCCCCAGCGTGCTGGGCGTGCTGCTGGGGGCTGCGGCGATCGGCTACCTCTTCGAGACGTACGCGGTCTTCGTGCAGCCCGGGCTGGAGGGCGTCGCCGCAGGCCTGGTGGTCGTCACCGCGGGGACCGGCGAGGTGGCGCTTGCCCTGTACCTGTGCTTCCGCGGCGTACGGCCGCAGCGCGCGGCGGCCGCGGCTCCACCGGCCTCGGTTCCGTGA